A single genomic interval of Amblyomma americanum isolate KBUSLIRL-KWMA chromosome 11, ASM5285725v1, whole genome shotgun sequence harbors:
- the LOC144110466 gene encoding uncharacterized protein LOC144110466: protein MSCAFQDLVLLLQENVASVVLVFKVLPRHFDEPRKAQFEDRRRRQLNRRLSATLKRLSGVHILNPEHRFLDASGKPMLSLFAADRYHVARDRGIDQMSKIIVAALIKIYGPGIASASRARPGEVYVVHRCRRCGAKGHKTDHCWAYCSPRRHAAAGRG, encoded by the exons atgtcttgcgcattccaggacctcgttttgctgctgcaggagaacgtggccagtgtcgtgctggtcttcaaagtcttgccacgccatttcgatgagccacgtaaggcgcaatttgaggaccgccggcgtcgccagctgaaccgccgtctgtcagccacgctgaagcgcttgtcgggcgtgcacattctcaaccccgag catcgtttcctggatgcttctggcaagccgatgctgtccttgtttgccgcagaccgatatcacgtggcgagagaccggggcatcgaccagatgtcaaagattatcgtcgcggccctcatcaagatctacggaccagggatagcgtcggcttcaagggcaagaccaggagaggtgtacgtcgtgcaccggtgtcgtcggtgcggagccaaagggcacaagacggaccactgctgggcctactgctcaccgcgccgccacgccgctgcaggtcgcggttga